From the Musa acuminata AAA Group cultivar baxijiao chromosome BXJ1-2, Cavendish_Baxijiao_AAA, whole genome shotgun sequence genome, one window contains:
- the LOC135603444 gene encoding uncharacterized protein LOC135603444, translating into MASRENLDKMQLRQSYRNLWHTDLMSTIQADFPFCCLALWCGPCVSYMLRKRALYNDMSRYVCCAGYIPCSGKCGESRCPEFCLCTEVFLCFGNSVASTRFLLQDEFNIQTTQCDNCIIGFMFCLQQVACIFSIVAMIVGSGEIQEASQILSCMSDIVYWTVCACMQTQHKIEMDKRDGKFGPLPVMAVPPFQQMSRIDQPIPPPVGYAPQPAYGQPYGYPPPGSYPPAGYPK; encoded by the exons ATGGCTTCGCGGGAGAACCTCGACAAGATGCAGCTACGGCAGAGCTACCGGAACCTTTGGCACACCGATCTCATGAGCACCATCCAAGCCGACTTCCCCT TTTGCTGTCTCGCGCTTTGGTG TGGACCTTGTGTCTCCTACATGCTCCGCAAAAGAGCTCTTTACAATGACATGTCAAG GTACGTCTGTTGTGCAGGTTATATACCGTGTAGTGGAAAATGCGGAGAAAGTCGATGCCCAGAGTTCTGCCTTTGCACTGAG GTCTTCTTGTGCTTTGGAAATTCTGTTGCTTCAACTCGCTTCCTTCTCCAAGATGAGTTCAACATACAGACAACTCAATGCGATAACTGCATTATC GGATTCATGTTTTGTCTACAACAAGTTGCTTGCATCTTTTCGATTGTTGCAATGATTGTTGGAAGTGGGGAGATTCAGGAGGCTTCCCAGATACTATCCTGTATGTCTGACATCGTATACTGGAC GGTCTGTGCATGCATGCAG ACACAACACAAGATAGAGATGGACAAGAGAGATGGTAAGTTTGGACCACTGCCAGTTATGGCAGTGCCTCCATTCCAGCAGATGTCTCGCATCGATCAGCCTATCCCACCTCCTGTTGGGTATGCCCCTCAGCCTGCTTATGGGCAACCATATGGTTATCCTCCACCTGGTTCGTATCCTCCTGCTGGCTATCCCAAATAG